A genomic stretch from Balaenoptera musculus isolate JJ_BM4_2016_0621 chromosome 9, mBalMus1.pri.v3, whole genome shotgun sequence includes:
- the LOC118900861 gene encoding leptin, whose protein sequence is MRCGPLCRFLWLWPYLSYIEAVPIRKVQDDTKTLIKTIVTRINDISHTQSVSSKQRVTGLDFIPGLLPVLSLSKMDQTLAIYQQILTSLPSRNVIQISNDLENLRDLLHLLASSKSCPLPQARALETLESLGGVLEASLYSTEVVALSRLQGSLQDMLRQLDLSPGC, encoded by the exons ATGCGTTGTGGACCCCTGTGCCGATTCCTGTGGCTTTGGCCCTATCTGTCCTACATTGAAGCTGTGCCCATCCGAAAAGTCCAGGATGACACCAAAACCCTCATCAAGACGATTGTCACCAGGATCAATGACATATCACACACG CAGTCCGTCTCCTCCAAACAGAGGGTCACTGGTTTGGACTTCATCCCTGGGCTCCTCCCTGTCCTGAGTTTGTCCAAGATGGACCAGACATTGGCGATCTACCAACAGATCCTCACCAGTCTGCCTTCCAGAAATGTGATCCAAATATCTAATGACCTGGAGAACCTCCGGGACCTTCTCCACCTGCTGGCCTCCTCCAAGAGCTGCCCCTTGCCCCAGGCCAGAGCCCTGGAGACCTTGGAGAGTCTGGGCGGCGTCCTGGAAGCCTCCCTCTACTCCACGGAGGTGGTGGCCCTGAGCAGGCTGCAGGGGTCTCTGCAGGACATGCTGCGGCAGCTGGACCTCAGCCCTGGGTGCTGA